In one window of Bizionia sp. M204 DNA:
- a CDS encoding TerB family tellurite resistance protein: MSFSDLFDSGFKKRNEDHFASIVRVAMDDGIITDEEKAFLDRLARNLDISESDYETILKDYQSHPINPPTSYDRRLERLFDLARMVYVDHIKGDHEEIVMRKIAIGLGFSSENVKYVVDKALTLVDNGVDLDTFIEEMKNMNR; this comes from the coding sequence ATGTCATTTTCAGATTTATTCGATAGCGGATTTAAAAAACGTAACGAAGATCATTTTGCATCCATTGTCAGAGTTGCCATGGATGATGGTATTATTACCGATGAAGAGAAAGCTTTTTTGGACCGTTTGGCAAGAAACTTAGATATAAGTGAAAGCGATTACGAAACGATTTTGAAAGATTATCAATCGCATCCTATTAATCCACCAACATCCTATGATAGACGTTTAGAGCGTTTGTTTGATTTGGCACGTATGGTTTATGTAGATCACATTAAAGGGGATCATGAAGAAATTGTTATGCGTAAAATAGCCATTGGTCTTGGGTTTTCATCTGAAAACGTTAAATACGTTGTAGACAAAGCCTTAACCCTTGTGGATAATGGTGTAGATTTAGATACGTTTATCGAAGAAATGAAAAATATGAATCGTTAA
- the fbp gene encoding class 1 fructose-bisphosphatase, with protein MSRKNQTLGEFIIENQSSFKYTSGELSRLINSIRLAAKVVNHEVNKAGLVDIIGAVGETNIQGEDQQKLDVYANEKFIQTLTNRNIVCGIASEEEDDFISINSQDENNNNKYVVLIDPLDGSSNIDVNVSVGTIFSVYRRVTPVGTPVQLEDFLQKGSQQVAAGYVVYGTSTMLVYTTGAGVNGFTLNPAIGTFYLSHPNMTFSEDGKIYSVNEGNYIHFPQGIKNYIKYCQMEEGDRPYTSRYIGSLVSDFHRNMIKGGIYLYPKSSKTSNGKLRLLYECNPMALLAEQAKGKASDGFNRILDIEPTELHQRVPFICGSKNMVEKAEEFMRLAE; from the coding sequence ATGTCTAGAAAAAATCAAACACTCGGTGAATTTATTATTGAGAATCAATCGTCTTTCAAATACACATCTGGCGAGTTATCAAGACTTATAAATTCCATTCGTTTAGCCGCTAAAGTGGTAAATCACGAAGTGAATAAAGCCGGTTTGGTTGATATAATTGGCGCTGTTGGAGAAACCAATATTCAAGGTGAAGACCAACAAAAGCTAGACGTTTATGCCAATGAAAAATTCATTCAAACACTAACTAATAGAAATATTGTTTGTGGAATTGCTAGTGAAGAAGAGGACGATTTTATATCCATTAACAGCCAAGATGAAAACAACAACAATAAGTATGTTGTTTTAATTGATCCGTTGGACGGCTCGTCCAATATTGACGTGAATGTTTCGGTTGGAACTATTTTTTCTGTTTACAGACGTGTAACACCGGTTGGAACACCCGTTCAATTAGAAGATTTTTTACAAAAAGGCAGCCAGCAAGTCGCGGCTGGATACGTCGTTTACGGCACATCCACCATGTTGGTTTACACAACAGGTGCTGGTGTAAATGGGTTTACATTAAATCCTGCTATTGGTACTTTTTACTTATCGCATCCTAATATGACATTTTCTGAAGACGGTAAAATTTATTCCGTAAACGAAGGGAATTACATTCACTTTCCACAAGGCATTAAAAACTACATTAAATATTGCCAAATGGAAGAAGGAGACAGACCTTACACGTCCCGATACATTGGCTCGTTAGTTTCTGACTTTCATAGAAATATGATAAAGGGCGGTATTTATTTATATCCAAAAAGTTCTAAAACCTCAAACGGAAAATTACGTTTATTGTATGAATGTAATCCTATGGCTCTATTGGCAGAACAAGCCAAAGGTAAAGCCAGCGATGGCTTTAACCGTATTTTAGATATTGAACCAACGGAACTTCACCAACGTGTTCCTTTTATTTGTGGCAGCAAAAATATGGTAGAAAAAGCAGAGGAATTTATGCGTTTAGCTGAATAA
- a CDS encoding GNAT family N-acetyltransferase: MDIVVRDAKKADMESVLKLINELAVYEKEPDAVEITVTDLELGGFGENPVFHCFVAESQNNIIGIALVYMRFSTWKGSVLHLEDLVVSQEMRGHGIGTILLDEVVKYGYKLGVKRICWEVLDWNEPAIAFYEQKGANVMRDWDVVQLNEAAIKKYISNI; this comes from the coding sequence ATGGATATTGTAGTAAGAGACGCTAAAAAAGCAGATATGGAATCGGTTTTAAAATTGATAAACGAATTAGCCGTTTATGAAAAAGAACCCGATGCCGTTGAAATTACAGTTACCGATTTAGAACTTGGAGGTTTTGGTGAAAACCCCGTTTTTCATTGTTTTGTAGCCGAAAGCCAAAATAATATTATAGGCATTGCGTTAGTTTATATGCGTTTCTCAACTTGGAAAGGTTCCGTTTTACATTTAGAAGATTTAGTGGTTAGTCAAGAAATGCGTGGCCATGGAATTGGTACTATTTTATTGGATGAGGTTGTTAAATATGGTTATAAATTAGGTGTAAAGCGAATTTGTTGGGAAGTCCTCGATTGGAATGAACCTGCTATAGCATTTTATGAACAAAAAGGAGCTAACGTTATGCGCGATTGGGATGTGGTTCAACTTAATGAAGCCGCAATAAAAAAATATATTTCAAACATTTAA
- a CDS encoding aspartate kinase, whose amino-acid sequence MQVFKFGGASVKDAQGVRNLVTVLREAGHDNTLIVVSAMGKITNAMEGVIGNYFDNKAELQSSLQEVRKFHNAILLDLFENENHAIFKKISKLFDELAVFFDRNKSPDYNFVYDQAIGYGELASTAIISAYLNDVGLENNWLDVREFLKTDSYYRRANVNWLDTQTQITTHFNKNKLNITQGFLGSDANNFTTTLGREGSDYTAAIFAYCLNAQSVTIWKDVPGVLNADPRYFENAQLLNSISYREAIELAFYGASVIHPKTLQPLQRKEIPLFVKSFLHPKNAGTCVGRGKGIEPEIPCFILKRNQILISLSSLDFSYIVEENISDIFNLLHLYKMKVDVIQNSAISFSVCVDDIYQNLEKLLQHLKAKFKVTCHENVSLYTIRHYNLDVVAQLEEGKTVLMKQLAQETMQMITK is encoded by the coding sequence ATGCAAGTATTTAAATTTGGTGGTGCATCGGTAAAAGATGCACAAGGGGTAAGAAATTTAGTTACCGTTTTGCGTGAAGCTGGGCATGATAACACCTTGATTGTCGTTTCTGCTATGGGTAAAATAACGAATGCCATGGAAGGTGTAATTGGCAATTATTTTGACAATAAAGCGGAATTACAGAGCTCATTGCAAGAGGTTAGGAAATTTCATAATGCTATTTTACTCGATTTATTTGAAAATGAAAACCATGCTATTTTTAAAAAAATCTCTAAACTTTTTGATGAATTAGCTGTATTTTTCGATCGGAATAAATCGCCAGATTATAATTTTGTTTACGATCAGGCTATCGGTTATGGTGAGTTAGCTTCGACTGCCATTATTAGTGCTTACCTAAATGATGTAGGACTTGAAAACAATTGGTTGGATGTTCGTGAGTTTTTAAAAACGGATAGCTATTACAGACGCGCCAATGTGAACTGGTTGGACACACAAACCCAAATCACCACGCATTTTAATAAAAATAAACTGAACATTACCCAAGGCTTTTTAGGTAGTGATGCTAATAATTTTACCACCACCTTGGGTCGTGAAGGAAGTGATTATACAGCAGCTATTTTTGCGTATTGTTTAAATGCCCAAAGTGTGACCATATGGAAGGATGTTCCCGGTGTTTTAAATGCGGATCCACGGTATTTTGAAAACGCCCAATTACTAAATTCTATATCCTATCGTGAGGCTATTGAGTTGGCTTTTTATGGGGCATCAGTAATTCACCCAAAAACTCTTCAGCCATTACAGCGCAAGGAAATCCCGTTGTTTGTAAAGTCGTTTTTGCATCCTAAAAATGCGGGAACCTGTGTGGGAAGAGGTAAAGGAATTGAACCTGAAATTCCATGTTTTATTTTAAAACGCAATCAGATTTTAATTTCATTGTCATCATTAGATTTCTCCTACATAGTTGAAGAAAACATTAGTGATATTTTTAATTTATTGCATTTGTATAAAATGAAGGTGGACGTTATTCAAAACTCTGCTATTAGTTTTTCGGTATGTGTGGATGATATTTATCAGAATCTTGAAAAATTACTACAACATTTAAAAGCAAAATTTAAGGTAACTTGCCATGAAAATGTATCTTTATACACTATCAGGCATTATAATTTAGATGTAGTGGCGCAGTTGGAAGAAGGTAAAACTGTTTTAATGAAGCAATTAGCACAGGAAACCATGCAAATGATAACCAAATAA
- a CDS encoding lysophospholipid acyltransferase family protein, whose translation MSKQSDKGLVNAKEVSKAIQLDKYGVIGTLAGWGLMKLLKISTLNEIYNRNKHLSDLEFLDAILDEFQIKFEIPEEDLKRLPKEGSFITVSNHPLGGIDGILLLKLMLEQRKDFKIIANFLLNRIEPLKPYIMPVNPFEDKKDAQSSIAGFKNAILHLRDGHALGVFPAGEVSTYRDGKLVVDKPWELAAIKLIQKANVPVVPIYFHAKNSSLFYKLSKISDTFRTAKLPSELLTQKRRTIRVRIGRPISVADQNEHSTLEGFSEFLRRKTYMLSNSFDEKDNLLSNFPNKLKLPKPPKRIVGQVDKKLMTEEVDALREDDFRLLQSKNYEVFLAPANKVPNILQEIGRLREITFREVGEGTNEAIDLDAFDTYYHHMFLWDSEANILVGAYRMGLGSQIFKKFGINGFYLQDLFRFEPELHKMMSQSIEMGRAFIIKSYQQKPMPLFLLWKGIVHTTLRYPEHKYLIGGVSISNQFTNFSKSLMIEFMKSHYYDPYVAQYVHPKKEFKVKLKDADKDFVFDEAEADLNKFDKIIDEVEPGALRLPVLLKKYIKQNARLVAFNVDPLFNNSVDGLMYIKIADLPESTVKPVMEEFQAELERKLSEQTDD comes from the coding sequence ATGAGTAAACAATCAGATAAAGGATTAGTAAACGCAAAGGAAGTTTCAAAAGCTATACAACTTGATAAGTATGGCGTAATTGGTACGTTAGCAGGTTGGGGTTTAATGAAATTACTAAAAATTTCAACGCTTAACGAAATCTACAATCGCAATAAACATTTGTCTGATTTAGAATTTTTGGATGCTATTCTGGATGAGTTTCAAATAAAATTTGAAATACCTGAAGAAGATTTAAAACGACTTCCAAAAGAAGGTTCTTTTATTACCGTTTCCAATCACCCTTTAGGTGGCATTGATGGTATTCTACTTTTAAAGTTAATGTTAGAACAGCGTAAAGACTTTAAAATAATTGCTAATTTTTTGTTGAATAGAATTGAGCCTTTAAAACCATACATTATGCCTGTAAATCCTTTCGAGGATAAAAAAGATGCACAATCTAGCATTGCAGGATTTAAAAATGCCATTCTTCATTTACGGGATGGTCATGCCTTAGGCGTATTTCCAGCCGGCGAAGTTTCCACCTACCGTGATGGCAAATTAGTGGTAGATAAACCTTGGGAACTCGCAGCAATTAAGCTTATTCAAAAAGCCAATGTACCGGTTGTTCCTATTTATTTTCATGCCAAAAACAGCTCGCTATTTTATAAATTATCTAAAATTAGCGATACGTTTAGAACCGCTAAATTGCCTTCGGAATTATTAACACAAAAACGTCGCACCATTCGAGTTAGAATTGGTAGGCCTATTTCCGTTGCTGATCAAAATGAACATTCAACTTTAGAGGGTTTTTCAGAATTTTTAAGACGAAAAACCTATATGTTATCCAATTCTTTTGATGAAAAGGATAATTTATTAAGCAATTTTCCAAATAAACTGAAATTACCAAAACCACCAAAACGTATTGTTGGTCAGGTTGATAAAAAGTTAATGACCGAAGAAGTAGACGCGCTTCGTGAAGACGATTTCAGGTTACTTCAAAGTAAAAACTACGAGGTATTTCTTGCGCCAGCCAATAAAGTTCCAAATATTTTACAAGAAATTGGTCGTTTGCGCGAAATAACCTTTCGTGAAGTTGGGGAAGGAACCAATGAGGCTATTGACTTAGATGCCTTTGATACCTATTACCACCATATGTTTCTTTGGGATTCTGAAGCCAATATTCTTGTGGGTGCATATAGAATGGGTTTAGGCTCCCAGATTTTTAAAAAGTTTGGAATTAATGGTTTTTATTTGCAAGATTTGTTCCGTTTTGAGCCAGAATTACATAAAATGATGAGCCAATCCATTGAAATGGGTCGTGCGTTTATTATAAAAAGTTATCAGCAAAAACCGATGCCTTTATTTTTACTTTGGAAAGGTATTGTACATACTACGTTGCGTTACCCCGAGCATAAATATTTAATTGGCGGTGTAAGTATTAGCAATCAGTTTACTAATTTTTCTAAATCGTTGATGATTGAGTTTATGAAATCTCATTATTACGATCCCTATGTCGCGCAATATGTACACCCTAAAAAAGAGTTTAAAGTTAAGCTGAAAGATGCTGATAAGGATTTTGTGTTTGATGAAGCGGAAGCCGATTTAAATAAATTTGATAAAATTATTGATGAAGTAGAACCAGGTGCTTTACGTTTACCGGTATTATTGAAAAAATATATAAAACAAAACGCCAGATTAGTGGCATTTAATGTGGATCCCTTATTTAATAATTCCGTTGATGGACTAATGTATATTAAAATTGCCGATTTACCCGAAAGCACAGTAAAGCCAGTAATGGAAGAGTTTCAGGCTGAATTGGAACGTAAATTGTCTGAACAAACGGACGATTAA
- a CDS encoding VOC family protein has translation MKKRVTGIGGIFFKVKDPKASKEWYKTHLGFNTDDYGSTFKWKDHEGNDCTTQWSPFPEDTTYYEPSKKNFMFNYRVENLVELLKTLKEEGVTIVGDMEEYEYGKFGWILDNDGNKIELWEPIDSAL, from the coding sequence ATGAAAAAACGCGTTACAGGAATTGGTGGTATTTTCTTTAAAGTAAAAGACCCTAAAGCGTCCAAAGAGTGGTATAAAACCCATTTAGGTTTTAATACAGACGATTATGGCAGCACCTTTAAATGGAAAGATCATGAGGGTAATGATTGCACCACACAATGGAGTCCATTTCCCGAAGACACAACATATTATGAGCCTTCTAAAAAAAACTTCATGTTTAACTATCGTGTTGAAAATTTAGTTGAACTTTTAAAGACCTTAAAGGAAGAAGGTGTAACCATTGTAGGTGACATGGAAGAATATGAATACGGTAAATTTGGTTGGATTTTAGACAATGACGGAAACAAAATAGAACTCTGGGAACCCATAGACAGCGCATTATAA
- a CDS encoding DUF1801 domain-containing protein: MQYKATSAEDYINQTPKERQETLKKLRKTIKDNLPKDFQEGIQYGMIGYFVPHSIYPDGYHCNPKEPLPFMSFASQKNSINLYHSGIYAVPEIHDWFVSEYPKHCKRKLDMGKSCIRFKKIDEIPLELIAELCKKLTVKEWISIYETNIKKA; this comes from the coding sequence ATGCAATACAAAGCAACATCGGCTGAAGATTATATTAATCAAACGCCTAAAGAACGCCAAGAAACACTAAAAAAACTTCGTAAAACTATAAAGGATAATTTACCCAAAGACTTTCAAGAAGGTATTCAATATGGTATGATTGGTTATTTTGTACCACATAGCATTTACCCGGACGGATACCATTGCAATCCAAAAGAACCCTTACCTTTTATGAGTTTTGCGTCACAGAAAAACTCAATTAATTTATATCATAGCGGTATCTATGCGGTTCCAGAAATTCACGACTGGTTTGTTTCCGAATATCCAAAACACTGTAAACGAAAACTGGATATGGGCAAAAGCTGTATCCGATTTAAAAAGATAGATGAGATTCCTTTAGAGCTTATTGCGGAACTTTGTAAAAAACTCACCGTAAAAGAGTGGATTTCTATTTATGAAACAAACATTAAAAAAGCATAA
- a CDS encoding DUF4199 domain-containing protein → MKKTVFKYGLYSSGLLILLFSASFIFEDSIDYSMSEVIGYFSIILSLLFIYFGIKFYRDTINNKTLKFSKGLKIGLLISVFTALTFGLINVVYTLFINPDFTTEYYNHSIETFRETLSDADFQAKLIELESQREIFGNPFFNFFLMALTVFVIGFIISVISSLILQRKSK, encoded by the coding sequence ATGAAAAAAACAGTATTTAAATACGGATTATATAGTAGTGGCTTATTAATATTACTATTTAGTGCGTCTTTTATTTTTGAAGATTCCATAGACTATTCCATGAGTGAAGTAATAGGTTATTTTAGTATAATTTTATCATTATTATTCATCTATTTTGGAATCAAATTTTATCGTGACACCATAAATAATAAAACTCTTAAGTTTTCGAAAGGGTTAAAAATTGGTCTGCTTATTTCCGTTTTCACCGCGTTAACATTCGGACTCATTAATGTGGTTTACACCTTATTTATTAATCCAGATTTCACAACAGAATATTATAATCATTCTATTGAAACCTTCCGAGAAACATTATCTGATGCTGATTTTCAAGCAAAATTAATTGAACTAGAATCGCAACGCGAAATTTTCGGGAATCCTTTTTTCAACTTTTTTCTTATGGCATTGACGGTTTTTGTTATTGGATTTATAATATCCGTAATTTCAAGTTTAATACTACAACGTAAAAGCAAATAG
- a CDS encoding 2-hydroxyacid dehydrogenase, with the protein MKILHLDTNHPLMLEQLNALGFQNDEDYTASKSEIETKIHAYDGVIIRSRFSIDKQFLDAATKLKFIGRVGAGVENIDGDYAKQKGVQLISAPEGNRNAVGEHTLGMLLSLFNKFNKADHEIRKGQWLREENRGVELDGKTVGLIGYGNMGKAFAKKLRGFDVTVLCYDIQSHVGDENAKQVDLKTLQTQADVLSLHTPQTPLTLYMVNTEFINAFHKPFWLINTARGKSVVTDDLVTALKSGKILGAGLDVLEYEKASFEQLFSSKMPEAFQYLIKAENVLLTPHVAGWTVESKKKLAQTIVDKIKVKFC; encoded by the coding sequence ATGAAAATACTCCACCTAGATACCAATCACCCATTAATGCTTGAGCAATTAAATGCTTTAGGCTTTCAAAACGATGAAGATTACACGGCTTCTAAATCCGAGATTGAGACCAAAATTCATGCCTATGATGGTGTTATTATTCGCAGTCGTTTTAGTATAGACAAGCAGTTTCTAGATGCGGCCACCAAACTAAAATTTATTGGTCGTGTAGGTGCTGGGGTGGAAAATATTGATGGTGACTATGCCAAGCAAAAAGGAGTTCAGCTTATTTCCGCACCAGAAGGAAACAGAAATGCAGTTGGCGAACATACTTTAGGCATGCTGCTTTCTTTATTTAACAAATTTAACAAAGCAGACCATGAAATTAGAAAGGGCCAATGGTTACGGGAAGAAAACCGAGGTGTTGAGCTAGATGGAAAAACCGTAGGCTTAATTGGTTATGGAAATATGGGAAAAGCCTTTGCTAAAAAATTACGAGGCTTTGATGTCACCGTTTTATGTTACGACATTCAATCCCATGTGGGCGATGAAAATGCCAAGCAAGTGGATTTAAAAACACTGCAAACCCAAGCCGATGTATTAAGTTTACACACGCCACAAACTCCCCTAACACTATATATGGTGAATACAGAATTTATAAACGCATTCCATAAACCATTTTGGCTGATTAATACGGCTCGAGGCAAGAGTGTTGTAACCGATGATTTGGTAACCGCTTTAAAATCTGGTAAAATTTTAGGTGCTGGATTAGATGTTTTAGAATACGAAAAAGCATCGTTTGAACAGTTATTTTCATCCAAAATGCCAGAGGCTTTTCAGTATTTAATTAAAGCCGAAAATGTGCTTTTAACACCGCATGTGGCTGGTTGGACGGTGGAAAGCAAGAAAAAATTAGCACAAACCATCGTGGATAAAATTAAAGTAAAATTTTGTTAA
- the mgtE gene encoding magnesium transporter has product MSEEQENIQFQLTDELIEQVENLIEFKNDKDLKTLLMDFHHADIAEILDELNLEEAVYVIKLLDSDTTADILIELDEDTREKILKNLSAKEIAEEIEELDTDDAADIIAELSEERQAEVISHIEDTEHRDEITELLAYDEDTAGGLMAKELVKVYETWTVAGCLRRIRGQAKDVRRVHSIYVVDRQNKLKGRLSLKDLIVAKSDQKIADIYITSVDYVFVDEDVEEVAKVMQKYDLEAIPVVDKNYTLLGRITIDDIVDVIREEADKDYQLAAGISQDVEADDSIWKLTKARLPWLLIGMFGGLGAAGIIEQFNDHMGAFVVLLSFVPLIQATAGNVGVQSSAIVVQGLANDTIDGNIIKRLLKEALLGLVNGIAIACIGLVITHFVFSTPYIVSITISIALIAVIIMAAIIGTFIPIFLNKRGIDPAVATGPFITTSNDLFGILTYFLIAKLILGF; this is encoded by the coding sequence ATGTCCGAAGAACAAGAGAATATCCAATTTCAGCTTACAGACGAACTTATTGAACAGGTTGAGAATCTTATCGAATTTAAAAATGATAAGGATCTTAAAACTCTATTGATGGATTTTCACCATGCCGATATAGCCGAGATTCTTGATGAACTTAATCTGGAAGAAGCCGTTTATGTTATTAAATTATTAGATTCTGATACGACAGCCGATATTCTAATTGAGTTAGATGAGGATACGCGTGAAAAAATTCTTAAAAACTTATCGGCTAAAGAAATTGCCGAAGAAATTGAAGAATTAGACACCGATGATGCAGCCGATATTATTGCGGAACTTTCTGAAGAACGTCAAGCCGAGGTTATTTCTCATATTGAGGATACAGAGCATCGTGATGAAATTACCGAACTTTTAGCCTATGATGAAGACACAGCTGGTGGACTCATGGCAAAAGAACTCGTTAAAGTTTATGAAACTTGGACCGTTGCAGGTTGTTTACGCCGCATTCGTGGTCAGGCAAAAGATGTGAGACGTGTACATTCCATTTACGTAGTAGACAGACAGAATAAATTAAAAGGGCGCTTATCTTTAAAGGATTTAATTGTTGCTAAAAGCGACCAAAAAATTGCAGATATCTATATTACCAGTGTGGATTATGTTTTTGTAGACGAAGATGTTGAAGAAGTGGCTAAAGTTATGCAAAAATACGATTTAGAAGCCATTCCTGTAGTCGATAAAAATTACACCTTATTGGGGAGAATTACCATTGACGATATTGTAGATGTTATTCGTGAAGAAGCCGATAAAGATTACCAATTAGCGGCAGGTATCTCACAAGATGTAGAAGCCGATGATAGTATATGGAAACTCACAAAAGCACGTTTACCATGGTTATTAATTGGAATGTTTGGTGGTCTTGGAGCCGCTGGAATTATCGAGCAATTTAACGACCATATGGGAGCCTTCGTGGTACTGTTAAGTTTTGTACCATTAATCCAAGCAACCGCTGGAAATGTTGGTGTACAATCGTCAGCTATTGTTGTTCAAGGGTTAGCAAATGACACCATAGATGGCAATATTATTAAACGCTTATTGAAAGAAGCCTTACTCGGTTTAGTTAACGGAATCGCGATTGCTTGTATAGGTTTAGTCATTACACATTTCGTGTTTAGCACACCATACATTGTTTCTATAACTATTAGTATTGCACTAATAGCCGTGATAATAATGGCAGCAATAATTGGCACCTTTATTCCTATTTTTCTTAATAAACGAGGCATTGACCCAGCCGTAGCAACAGGACCATTTATTACTACCAGTAATGATTTATTTGGTATATTAACGTACTTTCTCATTGCCAAACTCATTTTAGGTTTTTAA
- the rsmA gene encoding 16S rRNA (adenine(1518)-N(6)/adenine(1519)-N(6))-dimethyltransferase RsmA, whose protein sequence is MSVKAKKHLGQHFLTDETIAEKIADSLSFKGYKHVLEIGPGMGVLTKYLLKKDITTHVIEIDTESVAYLKNNYLNLADRVIEKDFLKYDLKEVFHDEPFAIIGNFPYNISTQIVFKTLEMRNQIPEFSGMFQKEVAQRICSKEGSKVYGILSVLTQAFYDADYLFTVPPTVFNPPPKVESGVLILKRKENFSLPCDEKLFFKVVKQAFQQRRKTLRNSLKTFNLSDNLKANVIFDKRPEQLSVTAFLELTQLIETDEND, encoded by the coding sequence ATGTCTGTAAAAGCAAAAAAACATTTAGGCCAGCATTTCTTAACGGATGAAACCATTGCAGAAAAAATTGCCGATTCCTTGTCTTTTAAAGGCTACAAGCACGTCCTTGAAATTGGTCCTGGTATGGGCGTTTTAACCAAGTATCTTCTTAAAAAAGATATCACAACCCATGTTATAGAAATAGATACCGAATCTGTTGCGTACCTTAAAAACAACTATCTCAATCTAGCCGATCGGGTTATAGAGAAAGATTTTTTAAAATACGATTTAAAAGAAGTTTTCCATGATGAGCCCTTCGCTATAATTGGAAATTTCCCATATAACATTTCTACACAAATCGTTTTTAAAACTTTAGAAATGCGGAACCAGATTCCGGAGTTTTCAGGGATGTTTCAAAAAGAAGTTGCCCAACGTATTTGCTCCAAGGAAGGCAGCAAAGTGTATGGTATTTTATCGGTTTTAACGCAAGCATTTTACGATGCAGACTATTTATTTACCGTTCCGCCAACGGTTTTTAATCCACCACCAAAAGTGGAATCTGGTGTGCTTATACTAAAACGAAAAGAAAATTTTTCGCTTCCATGCGATGAGAAGTTATTTTTTAAAGTTGTAAAACAAGCCTTTCAACAACGGAGAAAAACATTGCGAAATAGCTTAAAAACCTTCAATCTGTCTGATAATTTAAAAGCAAATGTTATCTTTGACAAGCGACCAGAACAGTTATCTGTAACCGCTTTTCTGGAACTTACACAACTGATAGAAACTGATGAAAATGACTAA
- a CDS encoding DUF4286 family protein, producing the protein MIIYNVTINIEKNRHQEWLNWMKTDHIPKVLATGKFKDAKLTRVLVEEEMGGVTYSVQFCAHSRQTLDSYYNNDDDGLRLEGLKKFGDKMLLFCTELEVIEEFTMSAK; encoded by the coding sequence ATGATTATTTATAATGTAACTATTAACATAGAAAAAAATCGCCATCAAGAATGGTTAAATTGGATGAAAACAGACCACATTCCAAAAGTATTAGCTACAGGAAAATTTAAAGACGCCAAACTAACACGTGTTTTAGTTGAAGAGGAAATGGGTGGTGTTACTTATTCTGTTCAGTTTTGCGCGCACTCTAGGCAAACACTAGATAGCTATTACAATAACGATGATGACGGATTGCGATTAGAAGGACTCAAAAAATTTGGAGATAAAATGCTTTTATTTTGCACCGAATTAGAAGTTATAGAAGAATTTACCATGAGTGCCAAATAG